In a genomic window of Cystobacter fuscus DSM 2262:
- a CDS encoding sensor histidine kinase, with protein MSAPLASRVPGSHPAPDSTSDTPRPPSDERFELLLEHMAEAFLSLDERGRVLRCNTRAAALLGVEAERLRGQAPWTAAPGLMGRTLHERLVAALESRQPARFLASLPPRTWLEVSVVPVGEELWVLATDITQREEAQALVEQTEKSFRLLGERFQVALDSAQMAVWETNLATGQVFRSEGHDRLYGYPEPLATWTHERFLAALHPEDRPEVEAQVATVFSSQEVKAYTSTFRVRGVEGSWRWLTSRARVLRDGDGRPVVVRGAILDITQLKETELALQESVRVREDFLSLAGHELKTPLTGLNLQVQMLRRLGEEDVSTLLRAPRVQARLDAIDRGLRRLGTLGDNLLDVSRIRHGQLDFIFTTGDLSALVSEVVARTEDEARTAGVSLMSFIEPRVVGRFDRLRVEQVLVNLLFNALRHGGGHPVEVLLERFAGGARLVVRDEGPGVPEADRERIFARFEQVQGEARAGGLGLGLFVVRQCVEGHQGRVYVEPGPGGRGAAFFVELPL; from the coding sequence GTGAGCGCGCCCCTTGCTTCACGCGTGCCCGGTTCTCATCCGGCGCCTGACTCCACTTCCGACACCCCGCGTCCTCCGTCGGACGAGCGCTTCGAGCTGTTGCTCGAGCACATGGCCGAGGCCTTCCTGTCCCTGGACGAGCGGGGCCGGGTGCTGCGGTGCAACACGCGCGCGGCGGCGCTCCTGGGCGTGGAGGCCGAGCGGCTTCGAGGCCAGGCGCCGTGGACGGCGGCGCCCGGGCTGATGGGCCGCACGTTGCACGAGCGGCTCGTGGCCGCCCTGGAGTCGCGCCAGCCCGCGCGCTTTCTCGCCTCGCTGCCCCCGCGCACCTGGTTGGAGGTGTCGGTGGTGCCGGTGGGCGAGGAGTTGTGGGTGCTCGCCACCGACATCACCCAGCGCGAGGAGGCCCAGGCGCTGGTGGAGCAGACGGAGAAGAGCTTCCGGCTGTTGGGCGAGCGCTTCCAGGTGGCGCTCGACTCCGCGCAGATGGCCGTCTGGGAGACGAACCTCGCCACCGGCCAGGTCTTCCGCTCCGAGGGGCATGATCGGCTCTACGGCTACCCCGAGCCCCTGGCCACGTGGACGCACGAGCGCTTCCTGGCGGCGCTGCATCCGGAGGACCGGCCCGAGGTGGAGGCGCAGGTCGCCACCGTCTTTTCCTCCCAGGAGGTGAAGGCCTATACCTCCACCTTCCGCGTCCGGGGCGTGGAGGGCTCGTGGCGCTGGCTCACCAGCCGGGCCCGGGTGCTGCGCGATGGGGACGGCCGGCCCGTGGTGGTTCGCGGCGCCATCCTCGACATCACCCAGTTGAAGGAGACGGAGCTGGCGCTGCAGGAGTCGGTGCGCGTGCGCGAGGACTTCCTGTCGCTCGCGGGCCATGAGCTCAAGACGCCCCTGACGGGCCTGAATCTGCAAGTGCAGATGTTGCGGCGGCTGGGCGAGGAGGACGTCTCCACCCTCCTGAGGGCGCCCCGCGTCCAGGCGCGTCTGGATGCCATCGACCGGGGCCTGCGGCGCCTGGGGACGCTGGGCGACAACCTGCTGGACGTCAGCCGCATCCGCCACGGCCAGCTCGACTTCATCTTCACCACCGGAGACCTGTCGGCGCTGGTGTCCGAGGTGGTGGCGCGCACCGAGGACGAGGCGCGCACGGCCGGCGTGTCCCTCATGAGCTTCATCGAGCCGCGCGTGGTGGGACGCTTCGATCGGCTGCGGGTGGAGCAGGTGCTCGTCAACCTGCTGTTCAATGCCCTGCGCCACGGTGGGGGACATCCGGTGGAGGTCCTGCTGGAGCGCTTCGCGGGGGGCGCGCGGCTGGTGGTGCGCGACGAGGGGCCCGGTGTGCCGGAGGCGGATCGCGAGCGCATCTTCGCGCGCTTCGAGCAGGTGCAGGGCGAGGCGCGCGCGGGAGGACTCGGCCTGGGACTCTTCGTCGTGCGCCAGTGCGTCGAGGGCCACCAGGGCCGTGTGTACGTGGAGCCCGGACCCGGCGGACGGGGCGCGGCCTTCTTCGTCGAGTTGCCCCTCTAG
- a CDS encoding PTS sugar transporter subunit IIA: MRISEFLSPPAVVSDLKARDKQEVLRELSAALSHAHPTLKAERLVEVLREREKLGSTGIGEGVAIPHGKLPGLGQLVAAFGVSRQGVDFEAIDGKSTHLFFALVAPENSAGVHLKALARISRLFKNPRFRASILEASSVEAIHALIVQEDARP, from the coding sequence TTGCGAATCTCCGAGTTCCTCAGCCCACCAGCCGTCGTCTCGGACCTCAAGGCCCGCGACAAGCAAGAGGTGTTGCGCGAATTGAGCGCGGCACTCTCCCATGCCCATCCGACCCTGAAGGCCGAGCGGCTGGTGGAGGTGCTGCGCGAGCGCGAGAAGCTCGGCTCCACCGGCATCGGCGAGGGCGTGGCCATTCCCCACGGCAAGCTGCCGGGGCTCGGCCAGCTCGTGGCCGCCTTCGGCGTGTCCCGTCAGGGCGTCGACTTCGAGGCCATCGACGGCAAGTCCACGCACCTCTTCTTCGCCCTGGTGGCCCCGGAGAACAGCGCGGGCGTGCACCTCAAGGCCCTCGCGCGGATCTCGCGTCTCTTCAAAAATCCGCGCTTCCGCGCCTCCATCCTCGAAGCGTCCAGCGTCGAGGCCATTCACGCCCTCATCGTGCAGGAAGACGCTCGGCCCTGA
- a CDS encoding GNAT family N-acetyltransferase: protein MLTWKWKNFAELTPDELYLALELRQQVFVVEQRSIYLDADGYDRSAYHLLGMEDQPEAPWLAAYLRVLPPKTKYPQASLGRVVVAPEARSHGHGRVLVQKGIDFIEARYPRVPIRIGAQNHLRAFYEDFGFRVMSDVYDEDGIPHVDMVR, encoded by the coding sequence ATGCTGACGTGGAAGTGGAAGAACTTCGCGGAGCTGACGCCCGACGAGCTGTACCTGGCGCTCGAGCTGCGCCAGCAGGTGTTCGTGGTGGAGCAGCGCTCCATCTATCTGGACGCGGATGGCTATGACCGGAGCGCCTACCACCTGCTCGGGATGGAGGACCAGCCGGAGGCGCCCTGGCTCGCGGCCTACCTGCGCGTGCTGCCCCCCAAGACGAAGTACCCGCAGGCGAGCCTGGGCCGGGTGGTGGTCGCCCCCGAGGCGCGGAGTCATGGTCATGGCCGGGTGCTGGTGCAGAAGGGGATCGACTTCATCGAGGCGCGCTACCCGCGCGTGCCCATCCGCATCGGCGCCCAGAACCACCTGCGCGCCTTCTACGAGGACTTCGGCTTCCGGGTGATGAGCGACGTCTACGACGAGGACGGCATCCCCCATGTCGACATGGTGCGCTGA
- a CDS encoding ABC transporter permease, producing the protein MRRLSPGGRLGLAVTGTLVLAALLAPVLSPSSPEALDLAAELSPPGPGHPLGAGENGIDLLTHVLHGARLSLTVAVFTVALSAAVGTVLGGIAGWVGGLVDEVLMRLTDVLLAFPGLLLALFLTAVLGPSLAHVVLALSLTGWTGYARLARAQVLTLRERDYVQAARALGASDARILWYHLLPNAAGPLLIQATSALPGTLLAESSLSFLGLGAPPGTPSWGALVDQGTQYLLVAPHVALFPGLALALAVLGFHLLGDAVRDRLDPRHAERR; encoded by the coding sequence ATGAGGCGGCTGTCCCCCGGAGGACGCCTGGGCCTCGCCGTCACGGGCACGCTCGTGCTCGCCGCGCTGCTGGCCCCCGTGCTCAGTCCCTCGTCGCCCGAGGCCCTCGACCTGGCCGCCGAGCTGTCCCCGCCCGGCCCTGGCCACCCCCTGGGCGCGGGGGAGAATGGGATTGATCTGCTCACCCACGTGCTCCACGGCGCCCGCCTGTCGCTCACCGTCGCCGTCTTCACCGTGGCGCTCTCGGCCGCGGTGGGCACCGTGCTCGGAGGGATCGCCGGCTGGGTGGGTGGGCTCGTGGACGAGGTGCTCATGCGCCTGACCGACGTGCTGCTCGCCTTTCCCGGCCTGCTGCTCGCGCTCTTCCTCACCGCCGTGCTCGGGCCCTCGCTCGCGCATGTCGTGCTCGCCTTGAGCCTCACCGGGTGGACCGGTTACGCCCGGCTGGCGCGCGCCCAGGTGCTCACCCTGCGCGAGCGCGACTACGTGCAGGCCGCGCGTGCGCTCGGGGCCAGCGACGCGCGCATCCTCTGGTACCACCTGCTGCCCAATGCCGCGGGACCACTGCTCATCCAGGCCACCTCCGCCCTGCCGGGCACCCTCCTCGCCGAGTCCTCGCTCAGCTTCCTCGGACTCGGCGCGCCGCCGGGGACACCTTCCTGGGGAGCGCTGGTGGATCAGGGCACCCAGTACCTCCTCGTGGCGCCCCATGTCGCGCTCTTTCCCGGACTCGCCCTGGCGCTCGCGGTGCTCGGCTTTCACCTGCTCGGCGACGCGGTGCGCGATAGGTTAGATCCCCGGCATGCGGAACGCCGATGA
- the dtd gene encoding D-aminoacyl-tRNA deacylase: MKAVVQRVLEASVTVAGERVSQMGPGLLVLLGVGQGDSEAEVAWMADKLATLRIFEDAAGKMNLSLEDTSRQLIVVSQFTLYGDARKGRRPSFIEAMEPVGAKALYERVCEVLRARGLTVGTGVFAADMKVALVNDGPVTILLETPPKAPLPAPR; the protein is encoded by the coding sequence ATGAAGGCAGTGGTGCAGCGGGTGCTCGAGGCCTCCGTCACGGTGGCGGGCGAGCGCGTGAGTCAGATGGGACCGGGGCTGCTGGTGCTGCTCGGCGTGGGCCAGGGCGACAGCGAGGCGGAGGTGGCATGGATGGCGGACAAGCTCGCCACCCTGCGCATCTTCGAGGACGCCGCGGGCAAGATGAACCTGTCGCTGGAGGACACCTCGCGCCAGCTCATCGTCGTCAGCCAGTTCACCCTCTATGGCGATGCGCGCAAGGGCCGCCGGCCCAGCTTCATCGAGGCCATGGAGCCGGTGGGGGCCAAGGCGCTCTACGAGCGCGTGTGCGAGGTGCTGCGCGCCCGCGGCCTCACCGTGGGCACCGGCGTCTTCGCCGCGGACATGAAGGTGGCGCTCGTCAACGACGGCCCCGTCACGATCCTGCTGGAGACTCCTCCGAAGGCTCCCCTTCCGGCGCCTCGTTGA
- a CDS encoding GlsB/YeaQ/YmgE family stress response membrane protein → MGLETLVLWLFIGLIAGWLASAVVGGGYGLVGDIVVGIVGAFLGGWLFRAMGVGAPGSGIVSTIIVAFVGAVVLLLILRAIHRTTYRRV, encoded by the coding sequence ATGGGTCTCGAAACACTGGTGCTCTGGCTGTTCATCGGTCTCATCGCGGGTTGGCTGGCCTCGGCGGTCGTGGGTGGGGGCTATGGCCTCGTGGGCGACATCGTCGTGGGCATCGTGGGCGCGTTCCTGGGCGGATGGCTCTTCCGCGCCATGGGGGTGGGCGCTCCGGGTAGCGGCATCGTCTCGACCATCATCGTGGCCTTCGTCGGCGCCGTCGTCCTGCTATTGATTCTGCGGGCCATCCATCGGACGACGTACAGGCGGGTGTGA
- a CDS encoding ABC transporter permease has protein sequence MRRLFSTLLSGVGALLLVSLFLHLVPGDPIDVMLGEQATQVDREALRRAVGLDEPIPVQLWHFTRDLFTGELRTSLPPFQKKVMPAIGAALPFTLVLALAALGVAVVLALPLGVLAASRQGTWVDAAAMSAAVAGVALPRFWLGPVLLLVFSLRLDWLPVSGAGSWRHLVLPAFTLGTALAAFLARMTRASLLEALREDYVTVARAQGLSARRVLWRHALRNALLPLLTVLGLELGALLGGAIVTEKVFAWPGMGTLLLSAIERRDYNTVRATVLVFTGCFLLVNALTDMAYTLADPRLRRRA, from the coding sequence ATGAGGAGGCTCTTCTCCACGCTGCTCTCGGGCGTGGGCGCGCTGCTGCTCGTCTCGCTCTTCCTCCACCTCGTGCCGGGAGACCCCATCGACGTGATGCTCGGCGAGCAGGCCACGCAGGTGGACCGCGAGGCGCTGCGCCGCGCGGTGGGCCTCGACGAGCCCATCCCCGTGCAGCTCTGGCACTTCACGCGAGACTTGTTCACCGGCGAGCTGCGCACCTCGCTGCCCCCCTTCCAGAAGAAGGTGATGCCCGCCATTGGCGCGGCCCTGCCCTTCACCCTGGTGCTCGCGCTCGCGGCGCTGGGCGTGGCGGTCGTGCTGGCGCTTCCGCTCGGGGTGCTCGCCGCGTCGCGCCAGGGCACGTGGGTGGATGCCGCGGCCATGAGCGCGGCGGTGGCGGGCGTGGCGCTCCCACGCTTCTGGCTCGGGCCCGTGCTGCTGCTCGTCTTCTCCCTGAGACTCGACTGGCTGCCCGTGTCCGGCGCGGGCTCCTGGCGCCACCTCGTGCTGCCCGCCTTCACGCTGGGCACCGCGCTCGCCGCCTTCCTCGCGCGCATGACGCGCGCGAGCCTCCTGGAAGCACTGCGCGAGGACTACGTCACCGTCGCCCGGGCCCAGGGACTCAGCGCCCGGCGCGTGCTCTGGCGCCACGCCCTGCGCAATGCCCTCCTGCCGCTGCTCACCGTGCTGGGGCTCGAGCTCGGCGCCCTGCTGGGCGGGGCCATCGTCACCGAGAAGGTGTTCGCCTGGCCCGGCATGGGCACCCTGCTGCTGTCCGCCATCGAGCGGCGCGACTACAACACCGTGCGCGCCACCGTGCTCGTCTTCACCGGCTGCTTCCTGCTCGTCAACGCGCTCACCGACATGGCCTACACGCTCGCCGACCCCCGGCTGCGGAGGCGCGCATGA
- a CDS encoding SDR family oxidoreductase translates to MDKATGVALVTGGNRGLGFEVCRQLGQRGMRVLLSARDIAEGAKATAALREEGLEVSFEPLDVTSEESVAQLTDRLARQELRLAALVNNAGIALEGFNADVVERTLAVNFTGALRVTEHLLPLMREHGRIVMVSSGMGALEGLPPALRQRIDPPPSKDALVAWVDEFAAEVRAGQFEQKGWPGSAYRVSKLGLNALTRLLAEELKPRRVLVNAVCPGWVRTRMGGARATRDVEQGADTLVWAALLPPEGPTGRFFRDRQPIAW, encoded by the coding sequence ATGGACAAGGCAACGGGAGTGGCGCTCGTGACGGGCGGCAACCGGGGACTGGGGTTCGAGGTCTGCCGGCAGCTCGGTCAGCGGGGCATGCGGGTGTTGCTCTCGGCTCGGGACATCGCCGAGGGGGCCAAGGCCACCGCCGCGTTGCGTGAGGAGGGCCTCGAGGTGAGCTTCGAGCCCCTGGACGTCACCTCCGAGGAGAGCGTCGCCCAGCTCACGGATCGGCTCGCACGTCAGGAGCTGCGGCTCGCGGCGCTCGTCAACAACGCGGGCATCGCCCTGGAGGGCTTCAACGCGGATGTCGTCGAGCGCACGCTCGCGGTGAACTTCACGGGCGCGTTGCGCGTCACCGAACACCTGCTGCCGCTCATGCGCGAACACGGCCGCATCGTCATGGTGTCCAGTGGGATGGGCGCGCTGGAGGGCCTGCCACCCGCCCTGCGCCAGCGCATCGATCCTCCCCCCTCCAAGGACGCGCTGGTCGCCTGGGTGGACGAGTTCGCCGCCGAGGTGCGCGCCGGTCAGTTCGAGCAGAAGGGTTGGCCGGGCTCGGCCTACCGCGTCTCGAAGCTGGGCCTCAACGCGCTTACCCGGCTACTGGCCGAGGAGTTGAAACCCCGGCGCGTGCTCGTCAACGCCGTCTGTCCGGGCTGGGTGCGCACGCGCATGGGTGGAGCCCGGGCCACGCGGGATGTGGAGCAGGGGGCCGACACCCTCGTGTGGGCGGCGCTCCTCCCTCCCGAGGGCCCCACCGGACGGTTCTTCCGGGATCGCCAGCCCATCGCCTGGTAG
- the nagZ gene encoding beta-N-acetylhexosaminidase, which produces MSLRPPHALALPLALLLGACTVAPAPRRAPAPPPPPPALPLVVPVPVDALADEVERLLARLSVEDKVGQVMMVGIGGREVDGAVEALVRGHRVGGVCLFKHNISDGQQVARLNQDLRELLSDGIPPFLALDQEGGNVVRVKDDVVVLPGNMALGATRSARLAYAAGHAQAEDLRRLGFNMNLAPVLDVNLNPRNPVIGSRSYGDSIPLVSELGRAFVRGQQDAGLVTVAKHFPGHGATDADSHHALPVMLESREEVLAQMEPFRAVIREGLDGLMTAHVAVPALTGDDAPATVHPQVLRGLLRERLDFQGLVLTDELEMEPIARRYGVGQAAVLAVNAGADMVLVPWHAEKKREVHAALLSAVRSGELSAARLDEAVRHILATKVRRGLFTPPLPVEERLATPRSAEHEEVAHRIARAAVTLLRTDGEHFPLPSGVRLGVLTAEDSLGQAIRERMPGARVLDVPAWPSRAQRARMRQRARALALQSDVVVVGMINSRQLELVTLAASLGRPVVLVSMGLPYLAERATAARAVLAVYSYQPTATEAAAAALFGEIGTPGRLPVDLGRLTFGYGLEVPRRQQAAAPPAPRGEAGGGRPR; this is translated from the coding sequence GTGTCCCTCCGGCCCCCGCACGCCCTCGCGCTCCCCCTCGCCCTGCTGCTGGGGGCGTGTACCGTGGCGCCAGCCCCGCGCCGGGCCCCCGCCCCCCCTCCCCCGCCGCCCGCGCTCCCCCTCGTCGTCCCCGTCCCGGTGGACGCGCTCGCCGACGAGGTGGAACGGCTGCTCGCCCGCCTCTCCGTCGAGGACAAGGTGGGACAAGTGATGATGGTGGGCATCGGGGGGCGCGAGGTGGATGGCGCCGTGGAGGCGCTGGTGCGCGGCCACCGGGTGGGGGGCGTCTGCCTCTTCAAGCACAACATCTCGGACGGCCAGCAGGTGGCCCGGCTCAACCAGGACCTGCGCGAGCTGCTCTCCGATGGCATCCCCCCCTTCCTCGCGCTGGACCAGGAGGGGGGCAACGTCGTGCGGGTGAAGGACGACGTGGTGGTGTTGCCGGGCAACATGGCGCTGGGAGCCACGCGCTCGGCGCGGCTCGCCTACGCGGCGGGGCATGCCCAGGCGGAGGACCTGCGGCGGCTGGGCTTCAACATGAACCTGGCCCCCGTGCTGGACGTCAACCTCAACCCGCGCAACCCCGTCATCGGCAGCCGCTCCTATGGAGACTCGATTCCCCTCGTGTCCGAGCTGGGGCGCGCCTTCGTGCGCGGCCAGCAGGACGCGGGGCTCGTCACCGTGGCCAAGCACTTCCCCGGCCATGGCGCCACGGACGCCGACAGCCACCACGCGCTGCCCGTCATGCTCGAGTCGCGCGAGGAGGTGCTCGCCCAGATGGAGCCCTTCCGGGCCGTCATCCGCGAGGGGCTGGACGGGTTGATGACCGCGCACGTCGCCGTGCCCGCCCTCACCGGAGACGACGCGCCCGCCACCGTCCACCCCCAGGTGCTGCGCGGCCTCTTGCGCGAGCGGCTCGACTTCCAGGGTCTGGTCCTCACCGACGAATTGGAGATGGAGCCCATCGCCCGACGCTACGGCGTGGGTCAGGCGGCGGTGCTGGCGGTGAACGCCGGCGCGGACATGGTGCTCGTGCCCTGGCACGCGGAGAAGAAGCGAGAGGTGCACGCGGCGCTCCTGTCCGCGGTGCGCAGTGGCGAGCTGTCCGCCGCCCGCCTGGATGAAGCGGTGCGTCACATCCTCGCCACCAAGGTGCGCCGGGGGCTGTTCACCCCGCCCCTCCCCGTGGAGGAGCGTCTGGCTACCCCGCGCTCGGCCGAGCACGAGGAGGTGGCCCACCGCATCGCCCGCGCCGCCGTCACCCTGCTGCGCACCGACGGCGAGCACTTCCCCCTGCCCTCCGGCGTGCGCCTGGGCGTCCTCACCGCCGAGGACTCGCTCGGGCAGGCCATCCGGGAGCGGATGCCGGGCGCCCGGGTGTTGGACGTGCCCGCCTGGCCCTCGCGGGCCCAGCGCGCGCGCATGCGGCAGCGGGCCCGCGCCCTCGCGCTCCAGTCGGACGTGGTGGTGGTGGGGATGATCAACTCGCGCCAGCTGGAGCTCGTCACCCTGGCCGCCTCGCTCGGGCGCCCCGTGGTGCTCGTGTCCATGGGCCTGCCCTACCTGGCCGAGCGAGCCACCGCGGCCCGCGCGGTGCTCGCCGTCTACTCGTACCAACCCACCGCCACCGAGGCCGCCGCGGCCGCGCTCTTCGGGGAGATTGGCACGCCGGGCCGGCTGCCCGTGGACCTGGGCCGGCTCACCTTCGGCTACGGCCTGGAGGTGCCACGCCGTCAACAGGCCGCCGCTCCACCCGCCCCTCGGGGAGAGGCGGGAGGCGGCCGCCCGCGTTAG
- a CDS encoding lysozyme inhibitor LprI family protein translates to MDLVLRPVNDRFFHEHVLSFLSLAMSDSASALQTLLGQLDDGESSLLAGKLLASHIGGGLGGVEQTSWVALVDRLTRMQWAPGSSGWRVLGEHAGYVGDWDEALHLALMLEDPSYPYAQARASHGRREGFRRYPVADLGLASLIGGQWEPFPSFPPDRVFSTLGRGEYASRQQYAFADWAWRPASTVAQWSAQLESKLERLLEREHERLESARPPEWEAVRAWLLGHSTECPALSEPLAGPQGGAWVERIGLLAALVREAAREEAGLVAHVIRPLNEAPEGEPSEESPAGS, encoded by the coding sequence ATGGATCTGGTCCTTCGGCCGGTCAACGACCGCTTCTTCCATGAGCACGTGCTGTCCTTCTTGTCCCTCGCGATGAGTGACTCGGCCAGCGCATTGCAAACCCTGCTGGGGCAGCTCGACGACGGCGAATCGAGCCTCCTGGCGGGCAAGCTGCTCGCCTCGCACATCGGCGGCGGGCTCGGGGGCGTGGAGCAGACGTCCTGGGTGGCGCTGGTGGACAGGCTCACGCGGATGCAGTGGGCGCCTGGTTCCTCGGGCTGGCGGGTGCTCGGCGAGCACGCGGGCTATGTGGGGGACTGGGACGAGGCCCTGCACCTGGCGCTGATGTTGGAGGATCCCTCCTATCCCTACGCCCAGGCGCGCGCCTCGCATGGCCGGCGCGAGGGCTTCCGGCGCTACCCGGTGGCGGACCTGGGACTCGCGTCGTTGATTGGCGGCCAGTGGGAGCCCTTCCCCTCCTTCCCACCGGATCGCGTCTTCTCCACCCTGGGGCGGGGCGAGTACGCGTCGCGCCAGCAGTATGCCTTCGCGGACTGGGCGTGGCGGCCGGCGAGCACGGTGGCGCAATGGAGCGCGCAGCTGGAGTCCAAGCTGGAGCGACTGCTGGAGCGCGAGCACGAGCGGCTCGAGTCGGCGCGGCCTCCGGAGTGGGAGGCGGTGCGGGCCTGGTTGTTGGGCCACTCCACCGAGTGTCCGGCGCTGTCGGAGCCGCTGGCGGGGCCTCAGGGCGGCGCGTGGGTGGAGCGCATCGGCCTCTTGGCGGCGCTCGTGCGCGAGGCGGCCCGGGAGGAAGCGGGCCTGGTGGCGCACGTGATTCGCCCGCTCAACGAGGCGCCGGAAGGGGAGCCTTCGGAGGAGTCTCCAGCAGGATCGTGA
- the hpf gene encoding ribosome hibernation-promoting factor, HPF/YfiA family has product MQLNITFRQFGSSDSLKEYAKEKVERVNKYLDRAGEAHVVLSLERHLHHADITIHSGAWVLRGREKSEDMYASIDSAMDKIEAQLRKYKEKIKNHHGRERVHHRHELVNNFKVRHKVFELPEEEAFADASDTAEALRSASPAAAPAPQSPAQRIVRTSEITVKPMSVDEAVMQMNLLNQDFYVFQHATTHEVCVVYRRKDDGQFGLIGVHAPPNAG; this is encoded by the coding sequence ATGCAGCTCAACATCACCTTCCGCCAGTTCGGTTCGTCCGATTCCCTCAAGGAGTACGCGAAGGAGAAGGTCGAGCGGGTGAACAAGTACCTGGATCGCGCCGGAGAGGCCCACGTGGTGTTGTCGCTCGAGCGGCACCTGCACCACGCGGACATCACCATCCACTCGGGCGCCTGGGTGCTGCGCGGCAGGGAGAAGAGCGAGGACATGTACGCGTCCATCGACAGCGCGATGGACAAGATCGAAGCGCAGCTGCGCAAGTACAAGGAGAAGATCAAGAACCACCACGGGCGCGAGCGCGTGCACCACCGGCACGAGCTGGTGAACAACTTCAAGGTGCGCCACAAGGTGTTCGAGCTGCCCGAGGAGGAGGCGTTCGCGGACGCCTCGGACACCGCCGAGGCCCTGCGCTCGGCCTCGCCCGCGGCCGCTCCGGCCCCCCAGTCCCCCGCGCAGCGCATCGTGCGCACCTCGGAAATCACCGTGAAGCCCATGTCGGTGGATGAGGCGGTGATGCAGATGAACCTGCTCAACCAGGACTTCTACGTCTTCCAGCACGCGACCACGCACGAGGTCTGCGTGGTGTACCGGCGCAAGGACGATGGGCAGTTCGGCCTCATCGGCGTGCACGCGCCGCCCAACGCCGGCTAA
- a CDS encoding ABC transporter substrate-binding protein, protein MALVMALGSGCRAEPAPEGITVLIEAPPDSLDSRLALTAMGQRLSQLLTPGLVTVDDRGRPVPDLAESFQELSPTLVEFTLRPGLTFHDGGPLTAWDVKATYDSVREPALASPRAERYSALAWVEVKNARTVRFHLRQPFAPLLADLSLGILPARRASAAFKQAQDASPVGAGPFRFESQPDEEHLTLVPFAGYFRGAPAIPRLHFRVVRDETTRVLELLKGRADLVLNALSPATLPTLEREPSLRVLTRPGTGLAYLGMNLREGALADARVRRALCQLIDVEPLVTYKLHGLAQPAQGLLPRTNWAWAPVAGCRHAPEEAARLLDEAGYPDPDGPGGAPRLTLQLKTSTDRLRRSIALVLREQLGLGGVAVEVRSLEFATFFNDVRRGNFELFTLKWASVVEPDLMRGAYHSANVPSEKNHFGGLNRGALEDAALDALLDEASRVTTPERLRLYARAQERLDTLVPVVPLWHEDSVAVVSRRLQDFEPSPHGFFTPLARARQVGP, encoded by the coding sequence ATGGCACTCGTCATGGCGCTCGGGAGCGGCTGCCGCGCCGAGCCCGCCCCCGAGGGCATCACCGTGCTCATCGAGGCGCCACCCGACAGCCTCGACAGCCGGCTCGCGCTCACGGCGATGGGGCAGCGACTGTCCCAGTTGCTCACCCCTGGCCTCGTCACCGTGGATGACCGCGGCAGGCCCGTGCCCGACCTCGCCGAGTCCTTCCAGGAGCTGAGCCCCACGCTCGTGGAGTTCACCCTGCGACCGGGACTCACCTTCCACGACGGCGGCCCCCTCACCGCCTGGGACGTGAAGGCCACCTATGACAGCGTGAGGGAGCCCGCGCTCGCGAGCCCCCGGGCCGAGCGCTACTCGGCGCTCGCGTGGGTGGAGGTGAAGAACGCGCGCACGGTGCGCTTCCACCTGCGCCAGCCCTTCGCGCCCCTGCTGGCGGACCTGTCCCTGGGCATCCTCCCGGCCCGGCGCGCGTCGGCCGCCTTCAAGCAGGCCCAGGACGCTTCCCCGGTGGGCGCCGGCCCCTTCCGCTTCGAGTCCCAGCCGGACGAGGAACACCTGACGCTCGTGCCCTTCGCGGGCTACTTCCGGGGCGCGCCCGCCATCCCCCGGCTGCACTTCCGCGTGGTGCGCGACGAGACGACACGCGTGCTGGAGCTGCTCAAGGGCCGCGCGGACCTCGTGCTCAACGCGCTCTCCCCCGCCACCCTGCCCACCCTGGAGCGCGAGCCTTCCCTGCGCGTGCTCACCCGGCCGGGCACGGGCCTCGCCTACCTGGGCATGAACCTGCGCGAGGGGGCCCTCGCCGACGCGCGCGTGCGCCGCGCCCTCTGCCAGCTCATCGACGTGGAGCCGCTCGTCACCTACAAGCTGCACGGCCTCGCCCAACCCGCCCAGGGTCTGCTGCCGCGCACCAACTGGGCCTGGGCGCCCGTCGCCGGCTGCCGTCATGCCCCCGAGGAGGCGGCCCGGCTGCTCGACGAGGCGGGCTACCCGGATCCGGACGGCCCCGGAGGCGCTCCCCGGCTCACGCTCCAGCTCAAGACGAGCACCGACCGGCTGCGCCGCTCCATCGCGCTCGTGCTGCGCGAGCAACTGGGCCTCGGCGGCGTGGCCGTGGAGGTGCGCTCGCTCGAGTTCGCCACCTTCTTCAACGACGTGCGCCGGGGCAACTTCGAGCTCTTCACCCTCAAGTGGGCCTCCGTCGTCGAGCCGGACCTGATGCGCGGCGCGTACCACTCGGCCAACGTGCCCTCGGAGAAGAACCACTTCGGCGGGCTCAACCGAGGCGCGCTGGAGGACGCGGCGCTCGACGCCCTGCTCGACGAGGCCAGCCGCGTCACCACCCCCGAGCGCCTGCGCCTCTACGCCCGGGCCCAGGAGCGCCTGGACACACTCGTCCCCGTGGTGCCCTTGTGGCACGAGGACTCGGTGGCCGTCGTCTCCCGGCGCCTCCAGGACTTCGAGCCGAGCCCCCATGGCTTCTTCACCCCGCTCGCGCGTGCCCGCCAGGTGGGGCCATGA